The Triticum aestivum cultivar Chinese Spring chromosome 5A, IWGSC CS RefSeq v2.1, whole genome shotgun sequence genomic sequence GCGGCGTCCATGGACCCGGACGACCACCTCTTCGCGTCCTGCAATGGCCTGCTCTGCTTCTACAGGAAGTACACGCTGAAGATCGTCAACCCCGCGACCGGCCAGCGGCTGCACCTCTCGAAGCCCGACGGGAGATCGCTCCGCGACCTGTACTATCTCTACAGCTTCGGGTTCCACCCGGCGACGGGGGAGTACAAGCTCGTCTACTTCCTCCGCGAGCCCCGGCACGGCCGGCCGTCGGGACAGCCGTTCCGCTTCGACGCCGTCCAGGTGCACACCCTCGGCGGGGACGGGTGGCGGGACGTCAGGGCGCCGAGGGAGAGCTGCCTGGTGAACCTCGGCGTCGTCAACGTGGACGGCGCCATGTACTGGCTCGCGGAGGAGGAAGGGGCGTGCTGCGGCGTGGCGGTCATGGCGTTTGATCTGAAGGAAGAGACCTTTGTGACGTTGAGGCCTCCGCCGCTGAGAGCGTGCGGCGGGGCGACGGACGAGCGGCCCTGCGGCGCTCCCGCGCTGTCCTACTACGTgacggaggtggggaagaagacgtGCCTGGTGACCGCCCCTTTCAGCAGCAGCGCCCCCCGGTGGCGCCGCTACAACGCCGAGGTCTCCGGGAGGATGGACGTCTGGACGCTGGAGAGCCGGGGCGAGGACCGGTGGTCGCTCAAGTACAGCGTCGACCTGTCGCCGTCGGCGCCGCGGTGCGTCCCGCAGCCGTGCTTCGTCCGCGGGGGGAAGGTCCTGCTGCACGGCCGCGACGGCGACGCGTTCTGCCGGGACCTGCGGGGCGACGAGGACGACGGCGGGGAGGTGAGGCTGCTGAACTTCCGGCCTTACAGGTACTACGAGACGCAGGCGTACCTGTACAGGGCGACGCTCGTCCCGTTGGACGTGTACGCGGGGGCGGCCATTGCTCGCGCGCCGCACTGGCCTCTCCCGCAACCAGGTTCCTGAATTTCTGATTACGACTCTGCGTTGGCCTTCTGTGGTCATGGTCCGGTATAGGTGTAGGTAACAGAGATGTATTTTGTACAAACTTTCGAACATGTTTACTTGTGAAACATGAATGAATTATGGTGTAATTCTCGGCGGAGATTTAAGCTACTGGTTATTGTAACATATTGTATGCTAATAAGGATTTTGTGCCCCCGCGAAAAAATAAGTATTTTGTGCAGTAagcttttctgtttttttttttgaggggataaGCTTTTCTGTTCACTCGTGTAGAATAGCGCAAATTCTACCCATGATATATCAAAATGGAAAACGGCAAAGCTTTCGTCCAGAAAACAGGGCAGCCTCGAATTTTTAGATCCACCAAAGTTCCTTTTTTTCTGTGAAAAAAAAAGGTTCTGAACACAGAATTTTACCCGAGTCCAGTGGAGAATGGACAGTGTTGGGCTAATTGGGCC encodes the following:
- the LOC123104086 gene encoding putative F-box/kelch-repeat protein At3g22730, whose amino-acid sequence is MASDINDAEHEQATENQLASISRLTPDVLHEILLRLPVSTLQRLRGTCHQWRGVISDPCFIMDHANRAPEHLLLFLPRLEASASLKTAMPGRMKLFDEKWSVSTWAAASMDPDDHLFASCNGLLCFYRKYTLKIVNPATGQRLHLSKPDGRSLRDLYYLYSFGFHPATGEYKLVYFLREPRHGRPSGQPFRFDAVQVHTLGGDGWRDVRAPRESCLVNLGVVNVDGAMYWLAEEEGACCGVAVMAFDLKEETFVTLRPPPLRACGGATDERPCGAPALSYYVTEVGKKTCLVTAPFSSSAPRWRRYNAEVSGRMDVWTLESRGEDRWSLKYSVDLSPSAPRCVPQPCFVRGGKVLLHGRDGDAFCRDLRGDEDDGGEVRLLNFRPYRYYETQAYLYRATLVPLDVYAGAAIARAPHWPLPQPGS